The following nucleotide sequence is from Nitrospira defluvii.
AGGCCGCTTCCCCATTCTCCGCTTACGCATAATGGCGAGGAACAGACCCTGGTCGCCTACTTGTGCCTGGCACGAAACGTTTCTGTCAAACGGGTCTTGATGGCAGGAGAGGGAAACGAAGCCTTGCCGTGCCGGCACCGTTCACCCGAACGGAGCAATATTTGCCGAATGGTGTGCAATTGAACTCGGTATCGCGCACAGGCGTCACAGATCCAATAATGGAGCCGGAGACTGAGCCGGGTCGCCAAGGGCAGCGGTCGATCCATAGCTTGAGAAGCCAACCGGGTAACTTCTTTGCAGGGGAGAGTGATATGAGCCAGTAACGTGGTGATTATGTTGCGCAATGTTCTTCGCTTCGTCCCGCCCCTTACGACTCGACATCAGGGATTGAGCGTCGCGCCTTTCCCCCGCCTTCGTTGTACTAACTTGCCCTTCTGTAGCTGAGTCGATGGAGGAACCGTTTTCTTACACTGGTGCGCAAGAACCTGTTTCATCTTAACTCTCAGCCTTTGAAAGAATGCCTCCGCTTCTTGCTCCTGCTGATTGGGAGGGCTGACGGCTGCTTCACTCTCCCGATTGCTGAATCAGCTTGGCCACCAATCCCGTCCAACCCGTTTGATGGCTTGCCCCTATTCCTGCGCCATTGTCCCCATGAAAATATTCGTAGAACAAGACATGGTGGCGCCAATGGGGATCGTCTTGGAATCGCTGGGTTCCCCCGAATACCGGACGCGTTCCGTGGGCATTCCGGAGAAAAATATGGATCAACCGGCGAGAGATCTCGGTCGCCACTTCCCACAGCGTGGAGTGACGGCCCGACCCCGTCGGGCATTCCACCCGATACTGATTGCCGAGAAAGTAGTGGAACTTTTGCAGCGACTCGATCAGGAGATAATTGACCGGGAACCAGATCGGTCCGCGCCAATTCGAATTGCCTCCGAACAAGCCCGTGCCGGATTCCGCCGGTTCGTACTCCGCGCGATGCTCACGGCCCATGACCGACATCACGAAGGGATGATCGCGGTGATAACGCGAGAGCGCGCGGATACCGTACGGAGACAAGAACTCCGCTTCATCCAGCATATACCGCAACACGGATTTCAGGCGATCTCGGCTGACAAGCGAGAGAAAGCGCCGCACGCCTCCGTCGCAGGACTGCGTTTCCAGATGCTGCGCAAAGTCCGGCCGGTTCTCGATGAACCACTGCATCCGGTGCTTGAAGCGCGGCAGGCTGTCCACGAGTTCGGAATCGAGCGTCTCGACCGCAAAGAGAGGAATCAGACCTACCATCGAGCGGACCTTCATGTGCTGGGTTTCCCCGGTCGGCAGGTGCAACACGTCGTAGAAGAAGCCGTCTNNNNNTGGTCGCATCCGACTGTTCGATATGGCCGCCGGTCGGCAGCGGCGCGCTCCGGTCGAAGACCCCGATGTTATCGAGGCCGAGAAACCCGCCTTGAAAGATGTTCTTACCCTCGGCGTCTTTGCGATTCACCCACCAGGTAAAATTCAGCAGCAGTTTGTGAAAGACGCGCTCCAAAAACCGCCGATCCCCGACGCCGTTCCGCTTCTTGTCGATCTTATAGATGCGCCAGGCCGCCCAGGCATGGACCGGGGGATTCACGTCGCCGAATGCCCATTCATAGGCCGGAATCTGACCGTTGGGGTGCATATACCATTCGCGCAGCATGAGGACGAGCTGCTCCTTGGCGAACGTCGGGTCCACCAGCGCGAGCGGGATACAATGAAACGCGAGATCCCAGGCGGCATACCAGGGATACTCCCACTTATCCGGCATCGAGATGACATCGGCGTTATAGAGGTGCATCCAGTCCGAGTTCCGGCCGTGGAGGCGTTCACGTGGGGGGGCCTGCCCTGCCGGATCGCCCTTGAGCCATCGATTCACATCGTAGTGATAGAACTGTTTGCTCCAGAGCAGTCCGGCAAAGGCCTGCCGTTGTACGCGGCGCGCGTCTTCCGACAGATGGGCCGGTGCAAGGCCGTCGTAAAACTCGTTCGCTTCACGAATGCGCGCCGCAAAGACGGCCTCGAAGTCCTGCTCCGCGAATCCCGGGCTCCGGCCATCATCAGTCAATCGCAAGCGGACGGTCTCTGTCTCACCGGGCGCGAGCGTGAGCACATACTGAGCCGCAGCCTTGGTCCCCAGATGATTCGGATTCACCGCCTCCTTCTCACCCTGCACGACATAGTCGTGAAAGCTGTCCTTCACGT
It contains:
- a CDS encoding MGH1-like glycoside hydrolase domain-containing protein; the protein is DGFFYDVLHLPTGETQHMKVRSMVGLIPLFAVETLDSELVDSLPRFKHRMQWFIENRPDFAQHLETQSCDGGVRRFLSLVSRDRLKSVLRYMLDEAEFLSPYGIRALSRYHRDHPFVMSVMGREHRAEYEPAESGTGLFGGNSNWRGPIWFPVNYLLIESLQKFHYFLGNQYRVECPTGSGRHSTLWEVATEISRRLIHIFLRNAHGTRPVFGGTQRFQDDPHWRHHVLFYEYFHGDNGAGIGASHQTGWTGLVAKLIQQSGE
- a CDS encoding zf-HC2 domain-containing protein; the protein is MRNIITTLLAHITLPCKEVTRLASQAMDRPLPLATRLSLRLHYWICDACARYRVQLHTIRQILLRSGERCRHGKASFPSPAIKTRLTETFRARHK